A genomic segment from Barrientosiimonas humi encodes:
- a CDS encoding aldo/keto reductase: MRRSRLGRSGLHLSPLTLGTAGWGDQVDDDEARRITEAYLSAGGASFSAAHAYGGGEAEQMLGRLLDDVVSRDEVVITTKAGVGRTAGGRVVDTSRGGLLGQLDTSLSRLRTDHVDLWMVHTWSDDVPLEETLSALEHAVASGKARYVGVSNYLGWQLARAATLLQTVRVPLVADEVELSLLQREAQHDTVPAAEHLGVGLLAWSPLGRGALTGKYRHTVPADSRAARRPEAMAPYLDDTSRAVVEAVSTAAEGLGVTAAEVALAWVLAQPTVASALIGPRTATQLAPLLRATGLQIPAQVREALDEVSDV, encoded by the coding sequence ATGCGTCGCTCGCGCCTCGGCCGCTCCGGCCTGCACCTGTCACCGCTGACCCTCGGCACCGCCGGCTGGGGCGACCAGGTCGACGACGACGAGGCGCGCCGGATCACCGAGGCCTACCTGTCCGCCGGCGGCGCCTCGTTCAGCGCGGCGCACGCGTACGGCGGTGGCGAGGCCGAGCAGATGCTCGGCCGGTTGCTCGACGACGTCGTCTCCCGGGACGAGGTGGTCATCACCACCAAGGCCGGCGTCGGGCGTACGGCCGGCGGGCGGGTCGTCGACACCTCGCGCGGCGGGCTGCTCGGCCAGCTGGACACCTCGCTCAGCCGGCTGCGGACCGACCACGTCGACCTGTGGATGGTGCACACCTGGTCCGACGACGTCCCCCTGGAGGAGACCCTGTCGGCGCTGGAGCACGCGGTGGCCTCCGGCAAGGCGCGGTACGTCGGTGTCTCCAACTACCTCGGCTGGCAGCTGGCGCGCGCGGCCACGCTGCTGCAGACGGTCCGGGTGCCGCTCGTCGCCGACGAGGTGGAGCTGAGCCTGCTGCAGCGCGAGGCGCAGCACGACACGGTGCCCGCGGCCGAGCACCTCGGCGTCGGGCTGCTGGCCTGGTCGCCGCTGGGGCGCGGCGCGCTCACCGGGAAGTACCGCCACACCGTGCCGGCCGACTCCCGCGCCGCCCGGCGGCCCGAGGCGATGGCGCCCTACCTCGACGACACGAGCCGGGCGGTGGTCGAGGCGGTCAGCACGGCGGCCGAGGGGCTGGGCGTGACCGCCGCCGAGGTCGCGCTGGCGTGGGTGCTCGCGCAGCCGACGGTGGCCAGCGCGCTCATCGGTCCGCGCACCGCGACCCAGCTCGCGCCGCTGCTGCGCGCGACCGGCCTGCAGATCCCCGCGCAGGTGCGCGAGGCGCTCGACGAGGTCAGCGACGTCTGA
- a CDS encoding magnesium and cobalt transport protein CorA codes for MIVDQAVYRDGKRMSCGDLSDELERLATSKANDFLWIGLKDPTEREFALVQDELRLHPLAVEDAITGNQRTKIELYDDTIFVVLKTLSYTEATSQVETGEIMLFVGPHFVLTVRRGEHSPLSAIRRSLEHTPELLEHGPVAVLHKVMDEVVDQYERIDSELAEDLTQLEQRVFDPDLSVDVMQLYSLKREVLEVRRAAQPLVEPLKRLIHSRHVPEEAAPFFRDVNDHLLRVVDHVEAYDRLLTDVLSAHLAQVSVQQNNDMRKISAWVAIAAVPTMLAGVYGMNFERMPELTASFNVGGSEFYYGYFVILAVMISACVGLFVAFKRSGWL; via the coding sequence GTGATCGTGGACCAGGCCGTCTATCGCGACGGCAAGCGGATGAGCTGCGGCGACCTCAGCGACGAGCTGGAGCGGCTGGCGACGAGCAAGGCCAACGACTTCCTGTGGATCGGCCTGAAGGACCCGACCGAGCGGGAGTTCGCGCTGGTGCAGGACGAGCTGCGGCTCCACCCGCTCGCGGTCGAGGACGCGATCACCGGCAACCAGCGTACGAAGATCGAGCTGTACGACGACACGATCTTCGTGGTGCTCAAGACGCTGAGCTACACCGAGGCGACGTCGCAGGTGGAGACCGGCGAGATCATGCTGTTCGTCGGGCCGCACTTCGTGCTCACCGTGCGGCGCGGCGAGCACTCGCCGCTGTCGGCGATCCGGCGGTCGCTGGAGCACACCCCCGAGCTGCTCGAGCACGGCCCGGTCGCGGTGCTGCACAAGGTGATGGACGAGGTCGTCGACCAGTACGAACGCATCGACAGCGAGCTCGCCGAGGACCTCACCCAGCTCGAGCAGCGGGTGTTCGACCCCGACCTGTCGGTCGACGTGATGCAGCTGTACTCGCTCAAGCGCGAGGTGCTGGAGGTGCGCCGCGCCGCGCAGCCGCTCGTCGAGCCGCTGAAGCGGCTGATCCACAGCCGGCACGTGCCGGAGGAGGCCGCGCCGTTCTTCCGCGACGTCAACGACCACCTGCTGCGCGTCGTCGACCACGTCGAGGCCTACGACCGGCTGCTCACCGACGTGCTGAGCGCGCACCTTGCGCAGGTGTCGGTGCAGCAGAACAACGACATGCGCAAGATCTCGGCGTGGGTCGCGATCGCCGCGGTGCCGACGATGCTGGCCGGGGTCTACGGCATGAACTTCGAGCGCATGCCCGAGCTCACCGCGTCGTTCAACGTCGGCGGCAGCGAGTTCTACTACGGCTACTTCGTCATCCTCGCCGTCATGATCAGCGCCTGCGTCGGACTGTTCGTGGCGTTCAAGCGCAGCGGCTGGCTCTGA
- a CDS encoding M20/M25/M40 family metallo-hydrolase, which yields MADERTSTEDTRPEDEVVRLCQDLIGIDTSNYGDGSGPGERKAAEYVMTELTEVGLEPEIVESEPGRASVIVRVEGEDSERGALCVHGHLDVVPANADDWQVNPFGAEIKDDMIWGRGAVDMKDMDAMILACLRDLARTGKKPPRDIVFAFFADEEAGGVKGSGWLVDNRPELFEGVTEAISEVGGYSVTVPDAQGQQRRAYLLQTAEKGILWLRLTAHGRAGHGSVPNHENAVVRLAEAIARIDAHVWPRQYVASVRQLLDGLSDLTGVSYTEDDASALLEHLGGARGFVEGTLQDTANFTMLDSGYKHNVIPQTASASLDCRFLPGHEDELMSTIQELAGEFVEVSVHHRDIALDSPFEGALVDAMTSSLLAEDPEAVILPYCLSGGTDNKGLKRLGVNGYGFAPLRLPADLDFAPMFHGIDERVPIDSLKFGTRVLQRFLLSS from the coding sequence ATGGCTGACGAGCGCACGAGCACCGAGGACACGCGGCCCGAGGACGAGGTCGTCCGCCTGTGCCAGGACCTCATCGGGATCGACACCAGCAACTACGGCGACGGCAGCGGCCCGGGTGAGCGCAAGGCCGCCGAGTACGTCATGACCGAGCTGACCGAGGTCGGGCTCGAGCCGGAGATCGTCGAGAGCGAGCCGGGCCGGGCCAGCGTGATCGTGCGGGTGGAGGGCGAGGACTCCGAGCGTGGCGCGCTGTGCGTGCACGGGCACCTCGACGTCGTGCCCGCGAACGCCGACGACTGGCAGGTGAACCCGTTCGGCGCCGAGATCAAGGACGACATGATCTGGGGCCGCGGCGCGGTCGACATGAAGGACATGGACGCGATGATCCTGGCCTGCCTGCGCGACCTCGCCCGCACCGGCAAGAAGCCCCCGCGCGACATCGTCTTCGCCTTCTTCGCCGACGAGGAGGCCGGCGGCGTCAAGGGCAGCGGCTGGCTGGTCGACAACCGTCCCGAGCTGTTCGAGGGCGTCACCGAGGCGATCAGCGAGGTGGGCGGCTACAGCGTGACCGTGCCCGACGCGCAGGGGCAGCAGCGCCGGGCCTACCTGCTGCAGACCGCCGAGAAGGGCATCCTGTGGCTGCGGCTCACCGCGCACGGCCGGGCCGGCCACGGGTCGGTGCCCAACCACGAGAACGCCGTCGTGCGGCTCGCCGAGGCGATCGCCCGCATCGACGCCCACGTCTGGCCGCGGCAGTACGTCGCGTCCGTGCGCCAGCTGCTCGACGGGCTGTCCGACCTCACCGGCGTCTCCTACACCGAGGACGACGCCAGCGCGCTGCTCGAGCACCTCGGCGGCGCAAGGGGATTCGTCGAGGGCACCCTGCAGGACACCGCGAACTTCACGATGCTCGACAGCGGCTACAAGCACAACGTGATCCCGCAGACCGCGAGCGCCTCGCTCGACTGCCGCTTCCTGCCCGGTCACGAGGACGAGCTGATGAGCACCATCCAGGAGCTCGCGGGGGAGTTCGTCGAGGTGAGCGTGCACCACCGCGACATCGCGTTGGACTCGCCGTTCGAGGGCGCGCTGGTCGACGCCATGACGTCCTCGCTGCTGGCCGAGGACCCCGAGGCCGTGATCCTGCCCTACTGCCTCTCCGGCGGCACCGACAACAAGGGACTCAAGCGCCTCGGCGTCAACGGCTACGGCTTCGCCCCGCTGCGCCTGCCGGCCGACCTGGACTTCGCGCCGATGTTCCACGGCATCGACGAGCGGGTGCCGATCGACTCGCTGAAGTTCGGCACGCGCGTGCTGCAGCGGTTCCTGCTGAGCTCCTGA
- a CDS encoding ATP-dependent DNA ligase, whose protein sequence is MQLHRLVETSREVTATSSRTAKTTLVATLLAEAEPQEVDLVAAYLAGVLPQRRTGIGWRTLSAERPAPAARPTLEVAQVDRRIQELADLAGSGSSGRRRELLRTLYAGLTDDEQRYVTGLLSGELRQGASDGVLLAAIAQAADVPAADVRRAVMLAGFTAPVAQAALTDGAAGLARISLEPGRPLRPMLAGSAPDVRAALDGTPVRLDRKLDGIRIQAHKVGEDVRLFTRSLEEVTERLPEVVELVAALPHDTVVLDGEVIALAADGRPEPFQVTGSRTASAGSPETLRESTPLTTFFFDLLHLDGEDLLDLPLAQRFSRLADLAPPDALVPSVVTDDTDEAQRFFAETVEAGHEGVVVKRLDAPYAAGRRGAGWVKVKPRHTLDLVVLAVERGSGRRRDWLSNIHLGARDPDTGGFVMLGKTFKGMTDETLRWQTERFRELATDDDGWVVTVRPEQVVEIAFDGVQRSSRYPGGVALRFARVLRYRDDKSADEADTIADVRALRG, encoded by the coding sequence ATGCAGCTGCACCGGCTCGTCGAGACCTCCCGCGAGGTCACCGCCACCTCCTCGCGAACCGCGAAGACGACGCTCGTCGCGACCCTGCTCGCCGAGGCGGAGCCACAGGAGGTCGACCTCGTCGCGGCCTACCTCGCCGGCGTGCTGCCCCAGCGCCGCACCGGCATCGGCTGGCGCACCCTGTCCGCCGAGCGCCCCGCTCCGGCCGCGCGCCCCACGCTGGAGGTCGCGCAGGTCGACCGCCGCATCCAGGAGCTCGCCGACCTCGCGGGCAGCGGCTCGTCCGGCCGCCGCCGGGAGCTCTTGCGCACGCTGTACGCCGGCCTCACCGACGACGAGCAGCGGTACGTCACCGGGTTGTTGAGCGGCGAGCTGCGCCAGGGCGCGTCCGACGGGGTGCTGCTGGCCGCGATCGCGCAGGCGGCCGACGTGCCGGCCGCGGACGTGCGTCGCGCCGTCATGCTCGCCGGGTTCACCGCCCCCGTCGCGCAGGCCGCGCTGACCGACGGAGCCGCCGGGCTCGCGCGCATCTCGCTCGAGCCGGGCCGCCCGCTCCGGCCGATGCTCGCCGGGTCCGCCCCGGACGTACGGGCCGCGCTGGACGGGACCCCGGTGCGGCTGGACCGCAAGCTCGACGGGATCCGCATCCAGGCGCACAAGGTCGGCGAGGACGTCCGGCTGTTCACCCGCAGCCTGGAGGAGGTCACCGAGCGGCTGCCCGAGGTCGTCGAGCTCGTCGCGGCGCTGCCGCACGACACCGTCGTGCTCGACGGCGAGGTCATCGCGCTCGCCGCTGACGGGCGTCCCGAACCCTTCCAGGTGACCGGGTCGCGCACCGCCTCGGCAGGCTCGCCCGAGACGCTGCGGGAGTCGACCCCGCTCACGACGTTCTTCTTCGACCTGCTCCACCTCGACGGCGAGGATCTGCTGGATCTGCCTCTGGCGCAACGGTTCTCGCGGCTCGCCGACCTGGCGCCACCCGACGCACTGGTGCCGTCGGTGGTCACCGACGACACCGACGAGGCGCAGCGCTTCTTCGCCGAGACCGTCGAAGCCGGTCACGAGGGCGTGGTCGTCAAGCGGCTCGACGCGCCCTACGCCGCCGGCCGCCGCGGCGCCGGCTGGGTGAAGGTCAAGCCGCGGCACACCCTCGACCTCGTGGTGCTCGCGGTCGAGCGGGGCAGCGGCCGCCGCCGCGACTGGTTGTCGAACATCCACCTCGGCGCGCGCGACCCCGACACCGGTGGCTTCGTGATGCTGGGCAAGACCTTCAAGGGGATGACCGACGAGACGCTGCGCTGGCAGACCGAGCGCTTCCGCGAGCTCGCGACCGACGACGACGGCTGGGTCGTGACCGTGCGCCCGGAGCAGGTCGTCGAGATCGCCTTCGACGGCGTGCAGCGCTCCTCGCGCTACCCCGGCGGCGTCGCGCTGCGCTTCGCCCGGGTGCTGCGCTATCGCGACGACAAGTCCGCGGACGAGGCCGACACCATCGCCGACGTACGAGCGCTGCGGGGCTGA
- a CDS encoding NADP-dependent oxidoreductase, whose product MTTSTRIVLASRPHGEPTQDNFRTEQVELAQPQSGEALLQTLYLSLDPYMRGRMSDAPSYAPPVQVGDTMVGATVSRVLQSQDPSLAEGDVVLGYGGWQTHSLEKAAHLRRLDTDAPVPVSTALGVLGMPGFTAYAGLLEIGRPQPGETVAVAAATGPVGSAVGQIAKVKGARAVGIAGGPEKVAYLRELGFDAAVDHRSPTFREDLAAACPDGIDVYFENVGGAVWDAVFPLLNTFARVPVCGLVAGYNATSLPEGPDRTPALMGTVLRKSLTLRGFIQTEFVERLTEPFVRDMTGWVADGSVGYREDVVDGLDNAVEAFRGLLRGDNFGKLVIKVAE is encoded by the coding sequence GTGACGACATCGACTCGGATCGTGCTGGCCTCGCGCCCGCACGGCGAACCCACGCAGGACAACTTCCGCACCGAGCAGGTCGAGCTCGCCCAGCCGCAGTCCGGTGAGGCGCTGCTGCAGACGCTCTACCTCTCGCTCGACCCCTACATGCGCGGCCGGATGAGCGACGCGCCGTCGTACGCCCCGCCGGTGCAGGTCGGCGACACCATGGTCGGCGCCACGGTCTCCCGGGTGCTGCAGTCGCAGGACCCCTCGCTCGCCGAGGGCGACGTGGTGCTCGGGTACGGCGGCTGGCAGACCCACTCGCTCGAGAAGGCCGCCCACCTGCGCCGGCTCGACACCGACGCGCCCGTGCCGGTGAGCACCGCGCTGGGCGTGCTCGGCATGCCGGGCTTCACGGCGTACGCCGGGCTGCTGGAGATCGGTCGCCCGCAGCCGGGCGAGACGGTCGCCGTGGCGGCCGCGACCGGACCGGTCGGGTCGGCCGTCGGGCAGATCGCCAAGGTCAAGGGCGCCCGGGCCGTCGGCATCGCCGGCGGACCCGAGAAGGTGGCCTACCTGCGCGAGCTGGGCTTCGACGCCGCCGTGGACCACCGCTCCCCCACGTTCCGCGAGGACCTCGCGGCCGCCTGCCCCGACGGCATCGACGTCTACTTCGAGAACGTCGGCGGCGCGGTGTGGGACGCGGTCTTCCCGCTGCTGAACACCTTCGCGCGGGTGCCGGTCTGCGGGCTGGTCGCGGGCTACAACGCGACGTCGCTGCCGGAGGGCCCGGACCGCACGCCCGCGCTCATGGGCACCGTGCTGCGCAAGAGCCTGACGCTGCGCGGCTTCATCCAGACCGAGTTCGTCGAGCGGCTGACCGAGCCGTTCGTGCGCGACATGACCGGCTGGGTCGCCGACGGGTCGGTGGGCTACCGCGAGGACGTCGTCGACGGGCTGGACAACGCGGTCGAGGCGTTCCGCGGCCTGCTGCGCGGCGACAACTTCGGCAAGCTGGTGATCAAGGTCGCCGAGTAG
- a CDS encoding DUF4241 domain-containing protein has product MASEPAARVRAFIDDWYARWGATAPVFEASDQESGEARGDAQVDAFEVWRSALQGVAERHGVPGVLALPDSSFGPPVHTPDEEIVAERVTGDSAVVQTVRRDELLDEHFEYDLRRLDDDWRIERVVEYLDDPDDPILPPEALRDALAGTSPDAPFAALHPVEAELDHGSLFVPRDVTDEAGETSRLQVQRVGTFRCASGVLAAFDLGYPDISPFMRAVPPGDYAVETATAFGRNAAVRVVLGPGEPIAWRPAERLEGGHGVGVDAGNVAIVDLAALGSVTVRDRERAFAPLAVTQGPFARMLTFGGETPVGAVVESGWGDGSYFAFWGFDETGALVQLVVDFMLAATMDDPEPIDLPWGAFDDPTLEGWSLTVGLEGSPLRLVVDDPHNELAEVALLDAAGDPVPGFDADEHELDEDDRMHYALPGGSRDGWLVRLLPSTGVLRLR; this is encoded by the coding sequence ATGGCCAGCGAACCGGCAGCGCGCGTACGCGCCTTCATCGACGACTGGTACGCCCGCTGGGGCGCCACCGCGCCGGTGTTCGAGGCATCGGACCAGGAGTCGGGCGAGGCGCGCGGGGACGCGCAGGTCGACGCCTTCGAGGTGTGGCGGTCGGCGCTGCAGGGTGTGGCCGAACGCCACGGCGTGCCAGGGGTTCTCGCGCTCCCGGACTCCTCGTTCGGACCTCCCGTGCACACCCCGGACGAGGAGATCGTCGCCGAGCGGGTCACGGGCGACTCGGCCGTCGTGCAGACGGTCCGCCGCGACGAGCTTCTCGACGAGCACTTCGAGTACGACCTGCGCCGGCTCGACGACGACTGGCGGATCGAGCGGGTCGTGGAGTATCTCGACGACCCCGACGACCCGATCCTGCCGCCCGAGGCGCTGCGCGACGCGCTCGCCGGCACCTCGCCGGACGCGCCGTTCGCTGCGCTGCACCCGGTCGAGGCCGAGCTCGACCACGGGAGCCTGTTCGTCCCGCGCGACGTCACCGACGAGGCGGGCGAGACCAGCCGGCTGCAGGTGCAGCGCGTCGGCACGTTCCGCTGCGCCTCCGGGGTGCTCGCGGCCTTCGACCTCGGATACCCCGATATCAGCCCGTTCATGCGCGCGGTGCCGCCCGGTGACTACGCCGTCGAGACGGCCACGGCGTTCGGCCGCAACGCCGCGGTGCGCGTCGTGCTCGGGCCCGGGGAGCCGATCGCCTGGCGGCCGGCGGAGCGGTTGGAGGGCGGGCACGGTGTCGGCGTCGACGCGGGCAACGTCGCGATCGTCGACCTCGCGGCGCTCGGCTCGGTGACCGTGCGCGACCGGGAACGGGCGTTCGCGCCGCTGGCCGTCACGCAGGGGCCGTTCGCGCGGATGCTGACGTTCGGCGGGGAGACACCGGTCGGGGCCGTGGTCGAGTCCGGCTGGGGCGACGGGAGCTACTTCGCGTTCTGGGGGTTCGACGAGACAGGCGCGCTGGTGCAGCTGGTCGTCGACTTCATGCTCGCCGCCACCATGGACGACCCCGAGCCGATCGACCTGCCGTGGGGCGCGTTCGACGACCCGACGCTCGAGGGGTGGTCGCTCACCGTCGGCCTCGAGGGCTCGCCGCTGCGGCTGGTCGTCGACGACCCGCACAACGAGCTCGCCGAGGTGGCGCTGCTCGACGCGGCCGGCGACCCGGTGCCCGGCTTCGACGCCGACGAGCACGAGCTCGACGAGGACGACCGGATGCACTACGCCCTGCCCGGCGGGTCGCGCGACGGCTGGCTCGTGCGGCTGCTCCCCTCGACCGGGGTGCTGCGGCTGCGCTGA
- a CDS encoding DUF5703 family protein, with translation MVEYEYRVLDFRRDVERAEIRQALTDHAEYGHWELFRTRLYLGGHRRVWLRRKIIRVRRTA, from the coding sequence ATGGTCGAGTACGAGTACCGCGTCCTGGACTTCCGACGCGACGTCGAGCGCGCGGAGATCCGCCAGGCCCTGACCGACCACGCGGAGTACGGCCACTGGGAGCTGTTCCGCACCCGGCTCTACCTCGGTGGCCACCGCCGGGTCTGGTTGCGGCGCAAGATCATCCGCGTCCGGCGTACGGCCTGA
- a CDS encoding serine/threonine-protein kinase, whose protein sequence is MGEQAQRLAHYRLDRVLGKGGMGSVFVAFDERREREVALKVLPENLADDPVFRDRFRREARIAADLEDPHVVPIHDFGEIDGRLFIDMRLVRGRDLRAIIREDGPLSPELAVSLVDQAGQAVDAAHARGLVHRDVKPANILVTRGDFAYLADFGIASREGETRLTHTGITVGSFTYMAPERFDTRASYDERIDVYALGCVLHEALTGEPPFRGTTLTEQMAAHLHAPRPQPSRSRPDLPPGLDDVVARAMAVDPGDRFATCAELSRAARAALAGGPATSSVRLPRPTQVISPAQPRPARADPAQSRAARPRPAGSHPAGARPATPAPAGPSAPAARAAPAGRRRTNRPVAIALATVLLVVGGWVALTQLQPDRPATLLPDASPTSAAPQTLLDPQEAPAEARSTVVVPAVARYCAPRSDLGGLRVYVAYDEVADPCGWALEVATAVHDNGDRSSPTMSVYSPARGDYATVTCGAGPPIRCRSDGTATAWVVRPDEDVRR, encoded by the coding sequence ATGGGGGAGCAGGCGCAGCGGCTTGCCCACTACCGGCTGGACCGGGTGCTGGGCAAGGGCGGCATGGGCAGCGTGTTCGTCGCGTTCGACGAGCGGCGCGAGCGCGAGGTCGCGCTCAAGGTGCTGCCCGAGAACCTCGCCGACGACCCCGTCTTCCGCGACCGGTTCCGCCGCGAGGCGCGCATCGCCGCCGACCTGGAGGACCCGCACGTCGTGCCGATCCACGACTTCGGCGAGATCGACGGGCGGCTGTTCATCGACATGCGGCTCGTGCGCGGCCGCGACCTGCGCGCCATCATCCGCGAGGACGGCCCGCTGTCGCCCGAGCTCGCGGTGTCGCTCGTCGACCAGGCCGGTCAGGCCGTCGACGCGGCGCACGCACGCGGCCTGGTGCACCGCGACGTCAAGCCCGCCAACATCCTGGTCACCCGCGGCGACTTCGCCTACCTCGCCGACTTCGGCATCGCGAGCCGCGAGGGCGAGACCCGGCTGACGCACACCGGCATCACCGTCGGCTCCTTCACCTACATGGCGCCGGAGCGGTTCGACACCCGGGCCAGCTACGACGAGCGCATCGACGTCTACGCCCTCGGCTGCGTGCTGCACGAGGCGCTCACCGGCGAGCCGCCGTTCCGTGGCACCACCCTCACCGAGCAGATGGCCGCCCACCTGCACGCCCCGCGCCCGCAGCCCTCGCGCAGCCGTCCCGACCTGCCGCCCGGCCTCGACGACGTGGTCGCCCGGGCGATGGCCGTGGACCCCGGCGACCGGTTCGCGACGTGCGCCGAGCTGAGCCGGGCGGCCCGCGCGGCCCTGGCGGGCGGGCCCGCCACCAGCTCGGTACGCCTGCCGCGCCCCACGCAGGTCATCTCGCCGGCGCAGCCGCGCCCCGCACGAGCCGACCCGGCGCAATCCCGCGCCGCCCGACCCCGACCGGCCGGCTCGCACCCCGCCGGCGCTCGCCCGGCGACCCCCGCACCAGCCGGACCGTCAGCACCGGCCGCACGGGCGGCACCTGCCGGGCGCCGGCGAACGAACCGGCCGGTGGCCATCGCCCTCGCCACGGTGCTGCTGGTCGTGGGCGGCTGGGTGGCGCTCACCCAGCTGCAGCCCGACCGCCCGGCCACGCTGCTGCCCGACGCGAGCCCGACGAGCGCCGCGCCGCAGACCCTGCTCGACCCGCAGGAGGCGCCGGCGGAGGCGCGCAGCACGGTCGTCGTGCCGGCGGTCGCGCGCTACTGCGCGCCGCGCTCCGACCTCGGGGGCCTGCGCGTCTACGTCGCCTACGACGAGGTGGCCGACCCGTGCGGGTGGGCCCTGGAGGTCGCGACGGCGGTGCACGACAACGGGGACCGGTCGAGCCCGACGATGAGCGTCTACAGCCCCGCGCGCGGCGACTACGCCACGGTCACGTGCGGCGCCGGCCCACCGATCCGCTGCCGCAGCGACGGCACGGCCACCGCCTGGGTCGTGCGGCCGGACGAGGACGTACGCCGGTAG